One Rossellomorea aquimaris DNA window includes the following coding sequences:
- the flgC gene encoding flagellar basal body rod protein FlgC, which translates to MAIFTSMNTTASALTAQRLRMDVISSNMANADTTRGEMVGGEWQPYKRKSVVMAPKENQFSSFLNKAMHTRDNHNVGSGVKVSRIEEDDETPFKMVYDPEHPDANGEGYVQLPNVDPLREMVDLISATRSYEANVTVFNANKAMLMKSLEIGK; encoded by the coding sequence ATGGCGATATTTACAAGTATGAATACAACAGCATCTGCCCTTACTGCCCAACGCTTAAGAATGGATGTCATTTCATCAAACATGGCGAATGCAGACACAACAAGAGGAGAGATGGTGGGAGGAGAATGGCAGCCATATAAGAGGAAATCTGTTGTAATGGCACCAAAGGAAAATCAATTTTCTTCATTTTTAAATAAAGCCATGCACACAAGGGACAATCACAATGTTGGAAGCGGGGTAAAGGTTTCCAGAATTGAAGAAGATGACGAAACACCATTTAAAATGGTGTACGATCCAGAACATCCTGATGCGAATGGCGAGGGATATGTGCAGCTGCCCAACGTAGATCCATTACGAGAAATGGTTGACCTCATATCGGCCACTCGTTCATATGAAGCAAACGTTACTGTGTTTAATGCGAATAAAGCGATGTTAATGAAATCATTGGAAATCGGTAAATAG
- the flgB gene encoding flagellar basal body rod protein FlgB — translation MKLFSNTFTTLERGLNYASLNQKVISQNIANADTPNYKAKEVEFKAMLDQSVQQINAKKTDQRHFTFQSSNHHPAVKTKTAYQYNHNGNGVDLDQEMSEMASNQIYFNALTDRMNGKFNGLQTVVRGGK, via the coding sequence GTGAAATTATTTTCCAACACTTTCACAACTCTGGAAAGAGGACTGAATTACGCCTCGTTAAATCAAAAAGTGATTTCTCAAAATATCGCAAATGCCGATACTCCAAATTATAAAGCAAAAGAAGTAGAATTTAAGGCAATGCTAGACCAGTCAGTTCAGCAAATCAATGCCAAAAAAACAGATCAGCGACATTTCACCTTTCAGTCAAGTAATCATCATCCGGCGGTTAAAACAAAAACAGCTTATCAATATAATCACAATGGAAATGGTGTGGATTTAGATCAGGAAATGTCAGAAATGGCTTCGAATCAAATCTATTTCAATGCCTTAACAGATCGAATGAATGGTAAGTTTAACGGTCTTCAAACGGTTGTAAGGGGAGGTAAATAA
- the codY gene encoding GTP-sensing pleiotropic transcriptional regulator CodY — protein sequence MNLLGKTRTINAMLQKAAGKPVNFKEMSETLSKVIEANVFVVSRRGKLLGYAINQQIENERMKQMLADRQFPEEYTQNLFNVQETSPNLDVNSEYTAFPVENREFFKNGLTTIVPIIGGGERLGTLILARLEASFEDDDLIMGEYGATVVGMEILREKAEEIEVEARSKAVVQMAISSLSYSELEAIEHIFEELNGNEGLLVASKIADRVGITRSVIVNALRKLESAGVIESRSLGMKGTYIKVLNNKFLVELDKLRTN from the coding sequence ATGAATTTATTAGGTAAAACAAGAACCATTAATGCTATGCTGCAAAAAGCAGCGGGTAAACCAGTTAACTTTAAAGAAATGTCAGAAACACTTAGCAAGGTAATTGAAGCAAATGTATTCGTTGTAAGTCGCCGAGGGAAATTACTTGGCTACGCCATTAATCAGCAAATTGAAAATGAACGAATGAAACAAATGCTTGCTGATCGTCAATTCCCTGAGGAGTATACTCAAAACCTGTTTAATGTTCAAGAGACTTCTCCAAACCTGGATGTTAACAGTGAATATACTGCTTTCCCTGTTGAAAATAGAGAATTCTTCAAAAATGGGTTAACGACAATCGTTCCTATTATTGGTGGAGGAGAAAGACTGGGTACATTGATTCTTGCTCGTCTTGAAGCTAGCTTTGAAGATGATGATCTGATCATGGGTGAATATGGTGCAACAGTGGTAGGAATGGAAATCCTTCGTGAAAAAGCGGAAGAAATCGAAGTGGAAGCTAGAAGCAAGGCTGTAGTGCAAATGGCGATCAGTTCTTTATCTTACAGTGAGCTTGAAGCGATTGAGCATATCTTTGAAGAGTTAAATGGTAATGAAGGCCTTCTAGTTGCTTCTAAAATTGCGGATAGAGTGGGGATTACCCGTTCAGTAATCGTCAATGCCCTTCGTAAATTAGAAAGTGCGGGAGTAATTGAGTCTCGTTCCCTGGGAATGAAAGGTACTTACATTAAAGTATTAAACAATAAATTCTTAGTTGAGTTAGATAAGCTTCGTACAAATTAA
- the hslV gene encoding ATP-dependent protease subunit HslV: MEQFHATTIFAVQHKGKCAMSGDGQVTFGNTVVMKHTAKKVRKLFNGKVLAGFAGSVADAFTLSEKFEGKLQEFNGNLPRAAVELAKEWRSDKVLRKLEAMLIVMDENHLLLISGTGEVIEPDDGILAIGSGGNYALSAGRALKQYAGDHLSAREIAQSSLQIAADICVYTNNQIIVEEL; encoded by the coding sequence ATGGAACAATTCCACGCAACCACTATTTTTGCAGTGCAGCATAAAGGCAAATGTGCGATGTCCGGGGACGGACAGGTGACATTTGGCAATACAGTTGTGATGAAGCATACAGCAAAAAAAGTACGGAAGCTATTTAATGGCAAAGTATTAGCAGGTTTTGCAGGTTCAGTTGCCGATGCATTCACACTATCAGAAAAGTTTGAAGGGAAGCTTCAGGAATTTAATGGAAATCTCCCGAGGGCAGCTGTTGAGTTAGCTAAAGAGTGGAGGAGCGACAAAGTGTTAAGAAAGCTTGAAGCAATGTTGATTGTAATGGATGAAAATCACTTGCTGCTAATTTCAGGAACTGGTGAAGTCATTGAACCGGACGATGGGATTTTAGCCATTGGATCAGGTGGTAATTATGCATTATCTGCTGGAAGAGCTTTAAAACAATACGCAGGTGACCATTTATCTGCCAGGGAAATCGCTCAGTCTTCCTTACAAATCGCTGCTGATATATGTGTATATACGAATAACCAAATTATTGTTGAAGAGCTATAA
- the hslU gene encoding HslU--HslV peptidase ATPase subunit codes for MKNTDHLTPRQIVERLDQYIVGQKDAKRAVAVALRNRYRRSLLSDVLKDEVIPKNILMMGPTGVGKTEIARRIAKLVRAPFVKVEATKFTEVGYVGRDVESMVRDLVETSVRLVKEEKMVGVRERAAENANRRLVELVVPSKKKSTSYKNPFEMIFGGNQTQGTSEEEEEKQEEISLQEQRRRVETRLQNGELEEEFITIEVEEQQPSMFDMLQGSGMEQMGMNMQDAMSNFMPKKKKKRKLKVKEARVVLTNEEAQKLIDMDEVTQEAIVRAEQSGIIFIDEIDKIASKSSGQSSADVSREGVQRDILPIVEGSTIVTKHGSVKTDHVLFIAAGAFHMSKPSDLIPELQGRFPIRVELQKLSTEDFVRILIEPDNAIIKQYIALMETEGIQIEFSDDAIRRLAEIAYDVNQNTDNIGARRLHTIMEKLLEDLSFEAPDITLETINITPKYVDDKLGAIAKNKDLSQFIL; via the coding sequence ATGAAGAATACTGATCACTTAACTCCAAGACAAATTGTTGAACGTCTCGATCAATATATTGTAGGACAAAAAGATGCAAAGCGAGCGGTCGCTGTCGCATTGCGAAATCGATATCGCCGTAGCCTTCTCTCTGATGTATTAAAGGATGAAGTGATTCCAAAGAACATATTAATGATGGGACCAACCGGTGTCGGGAAAACAGAGATTGCCAGAAGAATTGCGAAGCTTGTCAGGGCGCCTTTTGTAAAAGTAGAGGCTACTAAGTTTACAGAAGTAGGCTATGTTGGACGTGATGTGGAATCAATGGTGAGAGATTTAGTCGAAACGTCTGTCCGTCTGGTGAAAGAGGAGAAAATGGTAGGGGTTCGTGAAAGAGCAGCTGAAAATGCTAACCGCCGCCTAGTGGAACTCGTTGTACCATCTAAGAAAAAGTCCACCTCTTACAAAAACCCATTTGAAATGATCTTTGGTGGTAATCAGACTCAGGGCACTTCGGAAGAAGAGGAAGAAAAGCAGGAAGAGATTTCCCTTCAAGAGCAAAGGCGCAGAGTGGAAACAAGACTTCAAAATGGTGAACTTGAAGAGGAGTTCATCACGATAGAAGTAGAAGAGCAGCAACCCTCCATGTTCGATATGCTTCAAGGCTCGGGTATGGAACAAATGGGCATGAATATGCAGGATGCTATGAGCAACTTTATGCCAAAGAAGAAGAAAAAACGTAAATTAAAGGTGAAAGAAGCAAGAGTCGTTCTTACAAATGAGGAAGCTCAAAAGCTTATTGATATGGATGAAGTAACCCAGGAGGCAATCGTGCGCGCAGAACAATCAGGAATCATCTTTATCGATGAGATTGATAAAATAGCAAGCAAGAGCTCTGGCCAATCTTCAGCCGATGTTTCGAGAGAAGGGGTTCAACGTGACATCCTTCCTATTGTAGAAGGATCTACGATAGTCACAAAGCATGGTTCGGTGAAAACAGATCACGTGCTTTTCATTGCCGCAGGTGCCTTTCATATGAGTAAACCATCTGATCTTATTCCGGAATTACAAGGACGTTTTCCAATCAGAGTGGAACTTCAGAAGCTATCTACAGAAGACTTTGTGCGTATACTCATTGAACCTGATAACGCAATCATTAAACAATATATTGCTTTAATGGAAACAGAAGGTATACAAATTGAATTTTCTGACGATGCTATTCGTAGACTTGCTGAAATTGCCTATGATGTAAACCAGAACACGGATAATATAGGAGCGAGAAGACTTCATACCATTATGGAAAAACTTCTCGAGGATCTTTCCTTTGAAGCTCCTGATATTACATTGGAAACGATTAATATCACACCTAAGTACGTGGATGATAAGTTAGGCGCCATAGCTAAGAATAAGGATCTGAGTCAGTTTATTCTATAA
- the xerC gene encoding tyrosine recombinase XerC has translation MKNQLYEQLQSFTEYIQIEKHYSAHTFEQYRHDIEEFYVFMKEQGLSSLKDVEYSDARLFLTKLHDHGLMRSSISRKVSSLRSFYRYLNREKQLNDNPFSFVNLPKKEQRLPKFFYEEEIQALLEACGGDKPLDIRNRAIFELLYATGIRVSECTSIQLKDVDLGLSTILVKGKGNKERYVPFGSFAHDAIEQYITVSRPKLMKNQTHTQLLVNHRGGALTQRGVRLILNKIIEKASLTGKIHPHMLRHTFATHLLNNGADLRTVQELLGHSQLSSTQVYTHVSKDQLRKTYLAHHPRA, from the coding sequence ATGAAAAATCAATTATATGAACAATTACAATCCTTTACTGAATATATACAAATAGAAAAGCATTATTCTGCTCACACTTTTGAACAATATCGTCATGATATTGAAGAGTTCTACGTATTTATGAAAGAACAAGGTTTAAGTTCATTAAAAGATGTCGAGTATTCTGATGCAAGACTTTTTTTAACTAAGCTGCATGATCATGGTTTAATGAGATCTTCCATTTCAAGGAAGGTATCCAGTTTAAGAAGTTTTTACCGCTATTTAAATCGGGAAAAGCAGCTCAACGATAATCCATTTTCCTTTGTGAATCTTCCTAAAAAAGAACAGCGATTACCTAAATTTTTTTATGAGGAAGAAATACAAGCATTGTTAGAAGCGTGCGGAGGAGACAAGCCTTTAGACATTCGCAACCGTGCCATCTTTGAACTTCTTTATGCTACGGGTATTCGCGTAAGTGAATGCACAAGCATTCAGTTGAAGGACGTAGATTTAGGGCTTTCTACAATCCTTGTTAAAGGTAAAGGGAACAAAGAGAGATATGTGCCATTTGGAAGCTTTGCCCACGATGCTATAGAACAATACATAACAGTGTCCCGCCCTAAGTTAATGAAGAATCAAACTCATACCCAATTGTTGGTCAATCATCGTGGCGGAGCATTAACCCAGAGAGGGGTACGTCTTATCTTAAATAAGATTATCGAGAAGGCTTCCTTGACCGGAAAAATCCACCCCCATATGTTAAGGCATACGTTTGCCACGCATCTACTTAATAATGGTGCCGATTTAAGAACGGTTCAAGAACTTCTTGGTCACTCTCAGTTATCATCAACTCAAGTATATACTCATGTATCGAAGGATCAGTTGAGAAAAACATATTTAGCACATCATCCCCGTGCTTAG